From the genome of Nicotiana tabacum cultivar K326 chromosome 17, ASM71507v2, whole genome shotgun sequence:
CCTAGCGGCTAGCTCTGAACAAGAATGCGGCTTTTAATTTCTATATCGATCTCCTTGTCTTCTTCAATTAATCGGTTGCGATTCTACCTCCCACCCCACGTCTTTTTTATTCAAGTTCCGTTATAAATGTATGTATTGGTCATTTATTCATGCTCCTATCATGCATTATCACGCATCCGACGAAGTGGCATTCATGCATCAACACTTTTGATTGGTTTCTGTGCCACTTACCACCAGTTATAGCGTAATTTTGTATTTGTTGTAGAAATAAAACGTTAATTAACAGCACAAATCCtaagtaaaaagaaaaattaattaataatgtaTTAAGGACTAAGATGAATGGTTCATGAATACGAAGCAGAGCTATTAAGGCTCCTTATTATATATGATAACTGCCGGATCGTGAAAACTTATATAGGAgatatttattatttgtattcATGTCGTTTAAACTAAAATGTTCGAATTTTGCCTTTTctagttcttctttgagtttccTATCAGTAAGTGCATATCTTCGTCAAAGAAAGGGCAATTACAACAAATTTTCATACATCTACATCTAATTTCATCCCTAAATTTATTGATTTGTATGATGAATGATTGGAAAATGAAGTTAATGAAACTAATCTGATCTTAACTCTTGTCTAATATAATATATACAAGAAAAAGATATTGAAATTTGAATATGTGCATATAGATAGGATAGGTGCATGTCAAAAGGCATGAGATGGCTTTGATGCGGTAAGGCGTTATAGTATGCTGAGAAGTGATAATGGGTGAATATGGAAAGGAAGTATTGTATGTGTATTTAAGAGTAGTAATGATTACAAATTTAAGTGAtgatgggtatttaatttaaagttGAAAGAGAAAGAACAACCTACAATTGGGAATGGGACTGCGCAGCCACAGCCGCCAtttcttcttctccccaccttttctTATGATCATCATGATTAATTATAAATTCGAAAACAGTTACTAGTACGAATATTAACTCTTTCATTAGTAGTCCCACACATAGAAATCGGAGCAACAGcatatatttataattataaaacttAATTTTTCTAATCCATATAatttaaacatattttattctttGATAAAAGCCTCTTCCATTAAGTAAGCAAAAGAcaaaaaacataaattaaaaaaggGGTTTGTTAAACTGCAGAGCATTTCCTACTCATATTTCTTTTTAGAAAAAAGGGAGGAGAGAAAAGGGGTGGGGACTAGAGAAAAGAAAAGACAGCTCCAAAAATCAGTATAAAAAGGGAGGCCACATCTAATTTagcaaaagaagagaagaagcaaCCGTTACGTGCGGTAAAAAGCTGTCAAGGAATGCTAAAAACAGCTCTGTTTCTACTAAACCTCATCCTCAACCCCTTCCTATTTTCACCAAACTCGCCTATATTTTAGGCCTCCGCGTTTCTCCTTCTCACCGgtaactactactactactcatATTCCTTTTCTCTTTATCTATTGATGCCGACAATCCAAATAAATAGAGATTGTAATAGTAAAGCTTATTTAGTTTTCTATGTTAGATCTTCATTTAAGTACACACCCGACCAATGATAGTTTAGTTTTTGCTAAAAATGGTTCATTGTGTGGACACATTCTAAAGGTATCACTTTTGTCTTCATATTATTATACTCAACTCaaacaactttaacaatattctACTCCTTAGATAGGCCATTTTTTGTTGGAATCTTGTTCAATATAGCGACAATATAATGATATGTTTGATATTTTTTGCAGGAGAATGGGAATTGGGTTAAAATTGGTGTGCGAAATGGAGGAGTGGTTCAGAGTTAATGGTGCTGAATATTCGTACATAGCTACTGAAAACGACAACCAAGCTTCCATTAAGCTCTTCACCAACAAATGCGGTTACTCCAAGTTCCGTACCCCGTCCATTTTGGTCCAGCCCGTTTTCGCTCATCGGGCCCGGGTATCAAGTCGGGTCACTATTATCAAGCTCAGCCCAACTGACGCTGAAACACTATACCGCCGCCGGTTCTCCACTACCGAGTTCTTCCCACGCGATATTGATTCTATTCTATACAACAAACTCAATCTGGGTACTTTTCTAGCGGTTCCAAAGGGGCTTTACTCGGCCCAAACTTGGCCCGGAGTGGACGAGTTTTTGGCGAGTCAGCCCGAGTCATGGGCTGTGCTCAGCGTGTGGAACTGTAAGGACGTGTTCAATCTTGAGGTTCGTGGCGCGTCGCGAATGACAAAGATTCTTGCTAAGACGACTCGTATAGTGGACCGGGCTTTTCCTTGGCTCAAAGTACCGTCGGTGCCGGAGGTTTTCAGGCCATTTGGGCTTCACTTTTTGTATGGGCTTGGTGGAAAAGGCCCATTAGCTGAAAAGTTAACAAAATCCCTGTGTGATTTTGCACATAATCTAGCTAAAGAGTCGCGGTGTAGCGTGGTGGCGACGGAGGTGGCAAATCGTGAACCGTTAAGGTTAGCAATTCCACACTGGAAAAAGCTATCTTGCGCAGAGGATTTATGGTGCATGAAACGACTAGGGGAAGACTATAGTGACGGGTCATTAGGTGACTGGACAAAGTCACAACCTGGTCTTTCTATTTTTGTTGATCCTAGAGAAGTCTAACTttataatagtagtagtagtttcAAATATGTCATGTCCTTTCGCACGAGGAATAGTGAAAtctaattttagaagctcaaaGAAAAAGCAGGTGAAAAAGTTGATATTTCCTTTTTGGTAGGTTCTGTTTTTTGGTTGAAGCCAGTTAAACTTTTAACTATATAAGTTGAAGATATGGGTAGAGAACACTTTTTGTTGTTGGTTGGTTGCTGTAAAGGGGGGGAATATCCCACATTTTATGTAAATGGATGTGGCTTTTTAGATCCTCTTTCGGCCAAAGAGAAGATGTTTCTGTTGTCAAATGCTGGAATTTGTTATCTTTTGGCTTCTCTCTATAGTCTATCCCATCCTTTTTGTCTTTCCTTATTCTAAAGTTTAGGAGCAAAGTAAACGACTTGAGAAAagagaatataattaaaaagGTTTGAAATTATATTTCACAGAATATGCTACTATAAATACTCCTCTCCGTCTAAATAGAAATAGCGAGATTCGATAGTGCAAAGGTTGTCACATCTAACTTTAAGCGAGAGTTCTGGATGTTGGTTTTTACTTATTGTAGATTTTGAAATTACAGTAAATTTTGATTATTGACGTACAAATGAAGTTAtcactttttttaatttttggattcCAAAATGATTTattatgaatttttattttgcACAACTTAACAATTAACAAGAAAattcttttatcattttctcGCGTTTTCTTTCACTAGTATTGCTCCATATGTCAAAAATGTTCAAAACTGACTTATTATTTacgatttaataatttttttaagaattaactAAACTATTTATTTATTATCCCAATAATTTTTTGGGTTTATTTGAATATTTTTGTACAATCATTAAATAAAGTATGTGATAAATTAATATCCTAAACTCTATAGTCAAGTCATATATCACCATAATGTATGTGAACATGGAACTTGAAAGGCACTATCATGATCTATGataaaccattttaaaaattgttatacaaaatatGTTCGTCTTATTATAGTTTGAAAGAAGACATGAGAGGTGTGCAAGTTGGAATGATGATCACTTACATTTGGCTTAGTTTTTCCACAGTAGGCAATCACACAAATTTGTATACCATTTGTGCTAGTGCTTGTACGTGTAAAGGAATAAGTGGTATTTTCAAGTGACTACAATTAAAGAGGATGTGAGATTGACAAATTTGGAGGACCCTTCTTAAAAACATGGAATAACTTGATGTGCTAGAGCTAGGAGATATATATCCATTTGTGTGAAGTTATTAAGATAAGCTAGCCAAGTACCTTTTTCTTGGCTTGGTTTCTTTCTTATTCATCATGTTGTCTTTTCAAAACAAATACACTACTTCGTGTTATGATTATGTTAAAAAGTATGAGCTGTGCAAGGGATGTTTGTTtctttgtgaaaacagaaaacaaaaatgGAACTAGAAAGATAGTGATTAGGGATCACTTGGAACTGATGAGGGGTGGGGGATCAGACTTCCACTTATTTCAACTGCACATGAATAAATGAGGGACCATTTCTTTCCACTAGCTACTTTTTTGTGGTCTCCATTAGATTAG
Proteins encoded in this window:
- the LOC107800909 gene encoding putative N-acetyltransferase HLS1-like — protein: MGIGLKLVCEMEEWFRVNGAEYSYIATENDNQASIKLFTNKCGYSKFRTPSILVQPVFAHRARVSSRVTIIKLSPTDAETLYRRRFSTTEFFPRDIDSILYNKLNLGTFLAVPKGLYSAQTWPGVDEFLASQPESWAVLSVWNCKDVFNLEVRGASRMTKILAKTTRIVDRAFPWLKVPSVPEVFRPFGLHFLYGLGGKGPLAEKLTKSLCDFAHNLAKESRCSVVATEVANREPLRLAIPHWKKLSCAEDLWCMKRLGEDYSDGSLGDWTKSQPGLSIFVDPREV